One Anolis carolinensis isolate JA03-04 chromosome 4, rAnoCar3.1.pri, whole genome shotgun sequence DNA window includes the following coding sequences:
- the LOC103282879 gene encoding ras-related protein Rab-19: MAVAPSILRFKLVLLGDFGVGKTTFFHRIRTGLFLEEAHSLSQHMSLCETTMPLKHGRSTLQAQVALWDTAGEERFLSLSSCYFRNADAVLLVYSLHAPGSFDSLPHWAYVATENCADAEVFLLGNKSDLENFISEEKAEKFAAEHSAAGRFKVSAKTGENVERSLQEMVERLFLRKEFQRSGLQVPLPEAGYYNNCGC, encoded by the exons ATGGCCGTAGCGCCCAGCATCCTGCGCTTCAAGTTGGTCCTGCTGGGGGATTTTGGGGTGGGCAAGACCACCTTCTTCCACCGCATCCGGACGGGGCTCTTCCTGGAggaggcacactctctcagccaacaCATGAGCCTCTGCGAGACGACCATGCCTCTGAAACACGGGCGCAGCACCCTCCAAGCCCAG GTTGCCTTATGGGACACGGCCGGCGAGGAGCGCTTCCTCTCCCTGAGCAGCTGCTATTTCCGAAACGCGGACGCGGTGCTCTTAGTCTACAGCCTCCATGCGCCGGGCTCCTTCGACAGCCTCCCTCACTGGGCATACGTGGCCACCGAGAACTGCGCTGACG CCGAAGTCTTTCTTTTGGGCAACAAGAGTGACTTGGAGAACTTCATCTCCGAAGAGAAAGCGGAGAAGTTTGCAGCGGAGCACTCTGCAGCCGGGAGGTTCAAGGTGTCGGCCAAGACAG GCGAGAACGTGGAGCGGAGCCTGCAGGAGATGGTGGAGCGGCTCTTTCTCCGGAAGGAGTTCCAGCGCAGCGGCCTCCAAGTCCCTTTGCCAGAAGCCGGATACTACAACAACTGCGGCTGCTGA